Proteins encoded within one genomic window of Nitrospirota bacterium:
- a CDS encoding TIGR00282 family metallophosphoesterase → MKILFIGDIVGKPGRTALKKGLPQLRAKFDIDLVIANAENAAGGFGITEQVGKEILALGVDVLTSGNHIWDKKDAIEYIAKENRLLRPANYPDGVPGHGTIIVKTGKGEKAAVLNISGRVFMNQLDSPFTVSKKHISVLRQETNIIIVDIHAEATSEKQAIGLYLDGEVSAVIGTHTHVQTADEQILPNGTAYLTDVGMTGPTDSIIGVQKDLVLSRFLTGIPARFETANGESVLSCALVDIDTATGRSTAIERIQLKFQ, encoded by the coding sequence ATGAAAATATTGTTCATAGGCGACATTGTAGGGAAGCCCGGCAGAACGGCGTTAAAGAAAGGCCTGCCGCAGCTCAGGGCCAAATTCGATATTGACCTTGTTATTGCCAATGCAGAGAATGCGGCAGGAGGCTTCGGAATTACAGAACAGGTCGGCAAAGAGATATTGGCGCTCGGCGTTGATGTGCTGACTTCAGGCAACCACATCTGGGACAAGAAAGACGCCATAGAATATATCGCAAAGGAGAACCGCCTGCTCAGGCCGGCCAATTACCCTGACGGCGTACCCGGCCACGGCACAATAATAGTAAAGACGGGTAAAGGCGAAAAGGCGGCAGTCCTGAATATTTCAGGAAGGGTATTTATGAACCAGCTTGATTCGCCTTTCACTGTTTCCAAAAAACATATTTCTGTCCTGAGACAAGAGACGAATATCATCATCGTTGATATTCATGCTGAAGCGACCTCTGAAAAGCAGGCCATCGGCCTTTACCTGGACGGCGAGGTCAGCGCTGTCATCGGAACACATACACATGTGCAGACAGCGGATGAACAGATATTGCCCAACGGCACAGCCTATTTAACAGATGTGGGCATGACTGGGCCTACAGACTCAATTATAGGAGTGCAAAAAGATCTTGTGCTTAGCAGGTTCCTCACCGGCATACCGGCCCGATTCGAGACGGCAAACGGCGAATCTGTACTGTCATGCGCATTGGTTGATATTGATACCGCGACAGGAAGATCAACAGCCATAGAGCGGATACAGCTCAAGTTCCAGTAA
- a CDS encoding HU family DNA-binding protein, which translates to MTKAELIESVANDVNLSKADALKAIDSVIAGITDALKKGEKVTLVGFGVFSVAERKARKGRNPRTGDEIEIAASKTPKFSAGKVLKQAIK; encoded by the coding sequence ATGACTAAAGCTGAACTAATAGAATCAGTGGCAAATGATGTGAATCTTTCAAAGGCGGATGCTTTAAAAGCGATTGATTCCGTGATAGCCGGGATCACAGACGCGCTGAAAAAAGGAGAGAAGGTGACCCTTGTAGGGTTTGGTGTTTTTTCCGTTGCGGAGCGTAAGGCAAGGAAGGGACGTAATCCACGGACAGGCGATGAGATCGAGATCGCCGCATCAAAGACCCCTAAATTTTCTGCCGGCAAAGTTTTAAAGCAGGCGATAAAATAG
- a CDS encoding DUF72 domain-containing protein yields MPKYKIGCSGFLYDSWKDTFYPEGLTQKRWLSYYVKKLDSVELSITFYRLLKKEAFERWYSEAPPGFAFCLKGSRFVTHIKKLKDVTLPLETFFNVTLPLHEKFEVVIWQFPLNLKVNIKNLEGFIEVISKYPVRHVFEFKQASWLNKKVIKLLSESNIAICMADSPEFLNDLPVTADFVYIQRHGPGGNYALSYSAEQIKEDANKIKEYLKKGKDVYIFYNNDANAYAPQNAMELKRILDKTLPHSLMEHELNNKVPAAAKPEEAVEKRPAIKKTVEKKKVAVKKEIKHKVVKKKTAAKKTVKKKAVNPAKKKSAQKAKGKKK; encoded by the coding sequence ATGCCTAAATATAAAATAGGTTGCAGCGGATTCTTGTATGATTCATGGAAGGACACCTTTTATCCTGAGGGACTGACGCAGAAAAGATGGCTCTCATATTATGTAAAAAAGCTTGATTCCGTTGAACTTAGCATCACTTTTTACAGGCTGTTAAAGAAAGAGGCGTTTGAAAGGTGGTATTCAGAGGCTCCGCCGGGTTTTGCTTTCTGCCTTAAAGGAAGCAGGTTTGTTACTCATATCAAGAAGCTGAAGGATGTTACTCTGCCTCTTGAAACTTTTTTTAATGTCACCCTGCCTCTTCATGAGAAATTCGAGGTTGTTATCTGGCAGTTTCCTCTTAACCTTAAGGTTAACATAAAGAACCTTGAGGGCTTTATTGAAGTTATAAGCAAGTACCCTGTCCGGCATGTCTTTGAGTTCAAACAGGCGAGCTGGCTTAATAAAAAGGTCATAAAACTCCTTTCTGAATCAAATATAGCTATATGTATGGCTGACTCGCCTGAATTTCTTAATGACCTGCCTGTAACCGCGGATTTTGTCTATATTCAACGGCACGGCCCCGGTGGGAATTATGCTTTAAGCTATAGCGCGGAACAGATCAAAGAGGATGCAAATAAGATAAAGGAATATCTTAAGAAGGGCAAGGATGTTTATATATTCTATAATAATGACGCAAATGCATACGCCCCACAGAATGCCATGGAGCTTAAAAGGATACTGGATAAGACGCTGCCGCACTCATTAATGGAGCATGAGCTGAATAATAAAGTTCCAGCCGCGGCCAAGCCGGAAGAGGCTGTTGAAAAGAGGCCGGCAATAAAGAAGACAGTTGAAAAGAAAAAAGTTGCCGTGAAGAAAGAAATAAAGCATAAAGTGGTCAAGAAAAAAACTGCTGCGAAGAAAACAGTAAAGAAGAAAGCAGTAAACCCCGCAAAAAAGAAAAGCGCACAAAAGGCCAAAGGCAAGAAGAAGTAA
- the mnmA gene encoding tRNA 2-thiouridine(34) synthase MnmA, translated as MMNKSKKKAIVAMSGGVDSSVAAYLLQKDGYEVIGLSFELWDKRDITNLDACCSIETINIARKVAQDLGIEHHTVDVRDNFYEDVIKSFCASYIEGLTPNPCILCNKFIKFDFLLKKAEELDADIVATGHYARIVRNPEPADRHLLLKGIDPKKDQSYVLYAMTQKELSKTVFPLGGLKKDKTREIAKELGLANALRAESQEICFVGDIHYADFIKEYAPGTLIPGQVLNMEGKVLGEHKGIAFYTIGQRKGLGIQSLMPSYVIDIDPKKNIITIGGREDALRKSFKVNCLNWISIEELKEPLRAKVKVRSTMTEAQSTLMPDGDSVNVEFDEPQWAPAPGQSAVFYDGDTVIGGGVIQHKNVVDIDH; from the coding sequence ATGATGAACAAATCAAAGAAAAAAGCGATAGTTGCGATGAGCGGAGGCGTGGACTCATCGGTTGCAGCGTATCTGCTTCAGAAAGACGGCTATGAGGTTATCGGCCTGAGCTTTGAACTATGGGACAAGAGAGATATAACGAATCTTGACGCATGCTGTTCTATTGAGACGATCAATATCGCCAGAAAGGTTGCTCAAGACCTCGGGATCGAACATCACACTGTTGATGTGAGAGACAATTTCTACGAAGATGTTATTAAAAGTTTCTGCGCCTCCTATATTGAAGGGCTGACCCCGAACCCGTGTATCCTGTGCAATAAGTTCATCAAGTTTGATTTTCTTCTAAAGAAGGCTGAGGAGCTTGATGCTGATATAGTAGCAACAGGCCATTATGCAAGAATAGTTAGAAATCCAGAACCCGCTGATCGCCACTTACTGCTTAAAGGGATCGACCCTAAAAAAGACCAGTCTTACGTTCTTTACGCAATGACACAGAAGGAGCTTTCAAAGACGGTGTTCCCATTGGGCGGCCTGAAAAAGGATAAGACAAGGGAGATCGCCAAAGAGCTCGGGCTTGCTAATGCGTTAAGGGCAGAGAGCCAGGAGATATGTTTTGTAGGTGATATCCATTATGCGGATTTCATAAAGGAATATGCGCCAGGGACGCTGATCCCGGGGCAGGTATTGAATATGGAAGGCAAGGTTCTGGGAGAGCACAAGGGCATCGCCTTTTATACGATAGGCCAGAGAAAGGGGCTTGGCATACAGTCTTTGATGCCTTCTTATGTCATTGATATTGACCCTAAAAAAAATATAATAACGATCGGAGGGAGAGAGGATGCGTTGCGGAAGAGTTTTAAGGTGAACTGCCTGAACTGGATCTCCATAGAAGAACTGAAAGAACCCTTAAGGGCAAAGGTAAAGGTTCGCTCCACCATGACAGAGGCTCAGTCAACATTAATGCCTGACGGTGATTCCGTTAATGTTGAATTTGATGAGCCGCAGTGGGCCCCTGCCCCCGGGCAGAGCGCGGTCTTTTATGATGGTGACACTGTAATCGGCGGGGGGGTTATACAGCATAAAAATGTGGTTGATATCGATCATTAA
- a CDS encoding acetylornithine transaminase has protein sequence MSSKTIEESKKYLMNTYDRSPIILRKGRGMKVWGADGKEYLDFVGGVAVNCLGHCYPKVVIALQKQAQRLLHVSNLYHIEPQIKLAKLLVTNSFADKAFFCNSGTEAVEAAIKLARKYSKDHTLPEKYEIITAENSFHGRTLTSLSATGQEKLQKGFEPLTPGFKHVPFNNIGALKNAITRHTCAVMLEPIQGEGGVRVPDKDYLKHVREICNDHGLLLILDEVQTGMGRTGKLFAYEHFNMEPDIICLAKGLGGGVAIGAMLAKDSVAASFTHGSHGSTFGGNPLACTAAVATVEAILEDGFILDNCRRMGEYFMKNLVELKKEFPSTVLDARGMGLLLGLEITRSGSEIVRACAERGILINCVRGNVLRFIPPLIVVEKEIDQLMDVLAEVLERI, from the coding sequence ATGAGCAGCAAGACAATTGAAGAATCCAAAAAATATCTGATGAATACATACGACCGTTCTCCTATCATCCTCAGGAAAGGCAGAGGCATGAAGGTATGGGGGGCTGACGGCAAAGAATATCTTGATTTCGTCGGAGGCGTAGCTGTCAACTGCCTCGGGCACTGCTATCCGAAAGTTGTGATAGCGCTGCAGAAACAGGCACAAAGGCTGCTGCATGTCTCAAACCTGTATCACATTGAACCGCAGATCAAACTTGCAAAACTGCTCGTGACAAACTCATTTGCTGACAAGGCATTTTTCTGCAACTCAGGGACTGAGGCTGTTGAAGCAGCCATCAAGCTTGCCAGAAAATATTCAAAAGACCATACCCTCCCTGAAAAATATGAGATCATTACTGCTGAGAACTCATTTCATGGGAGAACCCTTACATCACTAAGCGCTACAGGCCAGGAAAAGCTTCAGAAAGGTTTTGAGCCGCTCACCCCGGGTTTCAAACATGTGCCCTTCAATAATATAGGCGCATTGAAGAACGCTATCACAAGGCACACCTGCGCTGTTATGCTTGAACCCATACAGGGAGAGGGCGGTGTCAGGGTGCCTGACAAAGACTATCTTAAACATGTCCGGGAGATTTGCAACGACCACGGGCTCCTTCTGATACTTGATGAGGTCCAGACCGGCATGGGCAGGACAGGAAAGTTATTCGCGTATGAACACTTCAATATGGAACCTGACATAATCTGCCTTGCAAAAGGGCTGGGCGGAGGAGTGGCTATCGGCGCTATGCTTGCAAAAGACTCTGTCGCAGCTTCATTCACTCACGGCTCTCATGGGTCCACATTCGGAGGCAACCCGCTTGCCTGCACCGCTGCTGTTGCTACAGTCGAGGCGATACTGGAAGACGGCTTCATACTTGATAACTGCAGGCGGATGGGAGAGTACTTCATGAAAAACCTTGTGGAACTAAAAAAAGAGTTCCCGTCAACTGTGCTGGATGCAAGAGGCATGGGACTGCTCCTTGGGCTTGAGATAACAAGGTCAGGCAGCGAAATAGTAAGGGCATGCGCCGAAAGAGGGATACTTATTAACTGCGTCCGGGGCAACGTGCTCCGTTTCATCCCTCCTTTAATAGTGGTCGAGAAGGAGATAGACCAGCTTATGGATGTGCTCGCAGAAGTTTTAGAAAGGATATGA
- the argF gene encoding ornithine carbamoyltransferase has translation MKRDYLTFLDITAKEVEALINRAIELKAGKDASACPLIGRSIGLLFDKASTRTRISFQAGIYQLGAQGIYINAAELQLGRGETIEDTARVLSRYLDAIVIRTFAHETIEKFASNAAIPVINGLTDLHHPCQALADIMTIKEKKGRLAGIKIVYIGDGNNVANSLIEAAMLTGMDLTIACPEGYEPDSNILKNAVSNNAKVQVTSNPKDAARDADVLYTDVWVSMGQEEESEKKKNVFSDYQINKGLLALAKKDAIVMHCLPAHREEEITHDVIESSQSVVFDQAENRLHTQKALLETLLK, from the coding sequence ATGAAGAGAGATTATCTTACATTTCTGGACATCACGGCAAAAGAGGTTGAGGCACTTATCAACAGGGCCATTGAACTTAAGGCCGGCAAGGACGCGTCAGCCTGCCCCCTCATCGGCAGGAGTATAGGGCTCCTCTTTGACAAGGCATCAACAAGAACGAGGATATCCTTTCAGGCAGGCATATACCAGCTTGGCGCGCAGGGTATCTATATCAATGCAGCTGAACTCCAGCTCGGAAGGGGAGAAACGATAGAGGACACAGCAAGGGTCCTGTCGAGATATCTTGATGCCATCGTTATAAGGACATTCGCGCATGAGACGATCGAAAAGTTCGCGTCTAACGCTGCCATACCGGTTATCAACGGGCTGACAGACCTGCACCATCCCTGCCAGGCGCTCGCTGATATCATGACTATCAAAGAGAAGAAGGGAAGGCTCGCCGGGATAAAGATCGTATACATCGGAGACGGCAACAACGTTGCGAACTCATTGATAGAGGCGGCTATGCTTACAGGTATGGACCTTACCATAGCCTGCCCTGAAGGCTATGAGCCTGACAGTAATATATTAAAAAATGCGGTCTCCAATAATGCAAAAGTGCAAGTCACCAGCAACCCCAAAGACGCGGCAAGGGATGCTGACGTGCTTTATACTGACGTGTGGGTGAGCATGGGCCAGGAAGAGGAATCTGAAAAGAAGAAGAATGTCTTCTCTGATTATCAGATAAATAAAGGCCTGCTGGCTTTGGCAAAAAAGGATGCGATAGTAATGCATTGCCTGCCTGCCCACAGGGAAGAAGAGATAACGCATGATGTTATAGAATCAAGCCAGAGCGTTGTATTTGACCAGGCAGAGAACAGGCTCCACACGCAAAAGGCGCTTCTTGAGACGCTTCTTAAATGA
- a CDS encoding nucleotidyltransferase domain-containing protein, which translates to MQSTTVSHLISNSKTFFGLEGLVALYVYGSLISGKLREESDIDIAILPCYKTTDDERIELISKVEGCVSSILKDTGVQREVSVLDLRGKYVSLLLQYKVITEGIILYENSKEERFEFENAVKGEYFDFVPFIESLRKRSHGDIFQKV; encoded by the coding sequence ATGCAATCAACAACAGTCAGCCATTTAATATCTAACAGCAAAACTTTTTTCGGGCTTGAAGGTCTTGTTGCATTATATGTCTATGGCTCCCTGATTTCCGGAAAGCTCCGAGAAGAGAGTGATATTGATATAGCTATTCTGCCATGTTATAAGACTACAGACGATGAAAGAATTGAATTGATCTCAAAGGTTGAAGGCTGCGTCAGCAGCATTCTTAAAGATACCGGTGTGCAGAGAGAGGTGAGCGTGCTTGACCTGAGAGGGAAATACGTATCTTTATTATTACAGTACAAAGTGATTACTGAGGGAATTATTTTGTATGAGAACAGTAAGGAAGAAAGGTTCGAATTTGAAAACGCTGTAAAAGGCGAATATTTTGATTTTGTGCCGTTTATTGAGTCGTTAAGAAAGAGGAGCCATGGAGATATATTCCAGAAAGTTTGA
- a CDS encoding DUF86 domain-containing protein produces MEIYSRKFDLIKDCINKLSVIKKENSTLDKYRTTWKDKDSAERNIQKVVEAIIDIGKMIVSEKKLREPSNNREVFIILEENNIFPSGFISLIDKMVGMRNIIVHSYDRIDDAIVYGVLEKNLDDIKKLTTILKKACLPT; encoded by the coding sequence ATGGAGATATATTCCAGAAAGTTTGACTTAATAAAAGACTGTATCAATAAATTATCTGTAATAAAGAAAGAAAATTCCACCCTCGATAAGTATAGAACCACCTGGAAAGATAAAGATTCCGCTGAAAGAAATATTCAAAAAGTTGTTGAAGCGATAATTGATATAGGTAAAATGATTGTCTCTGAAAAAAAACTTAGAGAACCCTCTAACAACAGAGAGGTCTTTATTATCCTTGAGGAAAACAATATCTTTCCTTCCGGGTTCATCTCTCTCATAGATAAAATGGTCGGCATGAGAAATATCATTGTTCATAGCTATGACAGGATAGATGATGCCATTGTTTACGGAGTCCTTGAGAAGAATCTCGATGACATTAAAAAACTGACCACTATCCTAAAGAAAGCATGTCTCCCGACATGA
- a CDS encoding 2,3-bisphosphoglycerate-independent phosphoglycerate mutase, giving the protein MRPSVLIVLDGWGIGSDPEINAQEKADIHFYKSLLKEYPHTSLQCSGESVGLPEGTMGNSEVGHLNLGAGRIVYQDLTRINKAIKDGSFYNNAAFNSAIDAAVKNGSALHLLGLLSDGGVHSHISHLYALIDLALNKGLKKIFIHAFMDGRDTPPESGINYINALEDFIKDKPSVKIATVIGRYWAMDRDKRWERVALAYKTLANGEGKRCRSAKEAVEESYRINEADEFIKPCVIVDKSGIIGNITDGDSVIFFNFRADRAREITIALTDKNFNGFNREKLPEPGSFVTMTMYEEAFPFQAAYPPVRLTNILGEVLSRNSMKQLRIAETEKYAHVTYFFNGGEEEPFPGEDRALIPSPKEVATYDLKPEMSAYEVTDEVLKRLDTKAYDFILLNFANPDMVGHTGIMKAAVKACETIDKCLKKIVEKVSSIGGLVIITSDHGNCDRMMDGKTPHTAHTTNPVPFILLKQGVRLRDKGILADVAPTLLELMGIEKPEEMTGVSLIVK; this is encoded by the coding sequence ATGAGACCATCCGTCCTCATAGTCCTTGACGGATGGGGCATAGGAAGCGACCCGGAAATAAACGCTCAGGAAAAAGCAGACATCCATTTTTACAAAAGCCTCCTCAAAGAATATCCACATACATCACTTCAATGTTCAGGAGAGTCTGTCGGGCTGCCTGAAGGCACGATGGGCAACTCTGAGGTCGGGCACCTAAACCTCGGCGCAGGCCGTATCGTGTATCAGGATCTCACAAGGATAAACAAGGCGATCAAAGACGGCTCTTTTTATAATAATGCCGCATTTAATTCGGCAATTGATGCGGCAGTCAAAAACGGAAGTGCGCTTCATCTTCTCGGCCTGCTCTCTGACGGAGGAGTCCACAGCCACATCAGCCATCTTTACGCGCTGATAGACCTTGCGCTTAATAAAGGTTTAAAGAAGATATTCATACACGCATTCATGGACGGCAGGGACACGCCGCCAGAGTCAGGGATAAACTATATAAATGCGCTTGAAGACTTTATCAAAGATAAACCATCTGTAAAGATAGCCACCGTCATCGGCAGATACTGGGCTATGGACAGGGATAAAAGATGGGAGCGGGTTGCGCTTGCGTACAAGACGCTTGCGAATGGCGAAGGGAAAAGATGTAGATCTGCGAAAGAGGCAGTTGAAGAAAGCTACAGGATAAATGAGGCCGATGAATTTATAAAACCCTGCGTGATAGTTGACAAGAGCGGCATCATCGGAAATATAACGGACGGGGATTCCGTCATATTCTTTAACTTCAGGGCGGACAGGGCAAGAGAGATAACCATAGCGCTTACTGATAAAAACTTTAACGGCTTCAATAGAGAGAAGCTGCCTGAGCCGGGCTCTTTTGTAACGATGACTATGTATGAAGAGGCCTTTCCATTCCAGGCTGCATATCCGCCTGTCAGGCTCACAAATATATTAGGCGAAGTACTGAGCAGAAATAGCATGAAGCAGCTCAGGATCGCCGAGACAGAGAAGTACGCGCATGTAACTTACTTCTTTAACGGCGGAGAAGAGGAACCATTCCCCGGCGAAGACAGGGCGCTTATCCCTTCTCCAAAAGAGGTCGCGACCTATGACCTGAAGCCTGAGATGAGCGCGTACGAAGTTACAGATGAAGTTTTGAAGAGACTTGATACAAAGGCATACGACTTCATCCTGCTGAACTTTGCCAACCCTGACATGGTGGGGCACACCGGCATTATGAAGGCTGCTGTGAAAGCATGCGAGACGATTGATAAATGCCTGAAGAAGATCGTTGAAAAGGTGTCTTCTATCGGAGGGCTTGTCATCATAACATCAGACCACGGGAACTGCGACCGGATGATGGACGGCAAAACTCCGCACACAGCGCATACCACCAACCCTGTCCCTTTTATCCTCTTGAAGCAGGGCGTCAGGCTCAGGGATAAAGGCATTCTCGCTGATGTTGCTCCCACGTTACTTGAACTCATGGGAATTGAGAAGCCCGAAGAGATGACAGGTGTGAGCCTGATTGTAAAATAA
- a CDS encoding ComF family protein yields MLNKILNILFPETCPVCKKPSSDHKTAPICANCWATVMPYEGPSCLRCGTPLASDLSSTCGECHKNEPSFDNAQCFGLHEGALQKAISLFKFHGIKRLSYPLSEKLLLKQLPQADILLPVPLHKKRLKYRGFNQSALLGKYIAQRSGMPLALNTLVRIKNTVPQVGLSAADRERNIKNAFDVISEEKIKGKKIMLVDDVFTTGATVRECSKFLKRAGADKVYVVTLTHGKLD; encoded by the coding sequence ATGCTCAACAAAATCCTGAACATCCTCTTTCCTGAAACCTGCCCTGTTTGTAAGAAGCCTTCATCTGACCATAAAACAGCCCCCATCTGCGCCAACTGCTGGGCAACTGTCATGCCTTATGAAGGCCCTTCATGCCTCAGATGCGGAACGCCTCTTGCCTCTGATCTTTCATCAACCTGCGGAGAATGTCATAAGAATGAGCCGTCCTTTGATAATGCGCAATGCTTCGGCCTGCATGAAGGCGCTCTGCAGAAAGCTATCAGCTTATTTAAGTTTCATGGCATAAAACGCCTCTCATATCCTCTGTCAGAAAAGTTACTGCTCAAACAACTCCCGCAGGCTGACATACTCCTGCCTGTGCCTCTGCATAAAAAACGCCTGAAGTACAGAGGCTTCAACCAGTCCGCGCTTCTTGGAAAATATATCGCACAAAGATCGGGTATGCCTTTAGCGCTGAATACTCTCGTCAGAATAAAGAACACAGTTCCGCAGGTCGGGCTAAGCGCGGCTGATAGAGAACGCAATATCAAAAACGCCTTTGATGTGATCTCAGAAGAAAAGATAAAGGGCAAAAAGATAATGCTCGTTGATGATGTATTCACAACAGGCGCAACCGTGCGGGAATGCTCAAAGTTTTTAAAAAGAGCCGGGGCTGATAAAGTTTATGTCGTGACACTGACACATGGGAAGTTGGATTAA
- a CDS encoding ribbon-helix-helix protein, CopG family encodes MRTIQMTLDDDLVAAVDTVVKKLKTSRSAFTRKALKDAIKQVNISALEKKHKKGYERYPADKKEFSVWESEQEWGN; translated from the coding sequence ATGCGAACAATTCAAATGACTTTAGACGATGACCTGGTGGCAGCCGTTGATACGGTTGTGAAAAAACTTAAGACATCGCGTTCAGCTTTTACACGAAAAGCATTGAAGGATGCTATCAAGCAGGTGAATATCAGCGCACTTGAGAAAAAGCATAAAAAAGGATATGAGCGTTATCCTGCCGACAAAAAAGAATTCAGCGTTTGGGAATCAGAGCAGGAGTGGGGTAATTAA
- a CDS encoding type II toxin-antitoxin system PemK/MazF family toxin: MKRGEVRWYKFKAPDKKRPVVILTRSSILDYLDEVTIAPITSTIRDIPSEVLLSKRDGMHNDCAINCDHLQTVSKDKIGSLITALPKEKLFEIRNAISFALNL, encoded by the coding sequence ATGAAGCGGGGTGAGGTGAGATGGTATAAGTTTAAAGCCCCTGACAAAAAGCGGCCGGTAGTTATTTTGACAAGAAGTTCCATATTGGATTATCTGGATGAGGTTACAATTGCACCGATAACCTCAACGATCAGAGATATACCGAGCGAAGTGCTTTTGTCGAAACGGGACGGCATGCATAATGATTGCGCTATTAACTGTGACCACTTGCAGACAGTTTCAAAAGATAAAATCGGATCGTTGATCACAGCTTTACCTAAAGAGAAGCTGTTTGAAATACGAAATGCCATCAGTTTTGCTTTAAATCTTTGA
- a CDS encoding TMEM165/GDT1 family protein: MEALIVSTSVVAIAEMGDKTQLLAFVLAAKLKHRTAIIMGIFVATLANHFFAGSMGVWLASLISPQTLRWVVAVSFFVFGVWALKPDELNEDQNLRGTGVFITTLIAFFIVEMGDKTQLATIALAARYHSLIAVVTGTTLGMMIANVPAVLIGETLAHRVNMKVMRWIAAALFILLGIAALFAPISKP, translated from the coding sequence ATGGAAGCCTTAATTGTATCAACTTCAGTCGTAGCGATTGCAGAGATGGGGGACAAGACCCAGCTGCTGGCGTTTGTTCTTGCTGCGAAGCTGAAGCATAGAACGGCGATCATCATGGGCATCTTCGTTGCCACACTCGCAAATCATTTTTTCGCAGGGTCTATGGGAGTCTGGCTTGCAAGCCTCATCTCTCCTCAAACACTGAGATGGGTTGTGGCTGTCTCTTTTTTTGTATTTGGCGTGTGGGCATTGAAACCTGATGAACTAAATGAAGATCAGAATCTTAGAGGCACAGGGGTATTCATCACCACTCTGATCGCATTTTTTATTGTTGAGATGGGCGACAAGACCCAATTGGCAACGATAGCGCTCGCAGCACGTTATCATTCATTGATCGCGGTAGTTACGGGAACAACTCTGGGCATGATGATCGCAAACGTGCCAGCGGTATTGATAGGTGAAACGCTGGCTCATCGGGTCAACATGAAGGTGATGCGCTGGATAGCGGCTGCGTTATTTATTCTGCTGGGAATTGCGGCATTGTTCGCGCCGATCTCAAAGCCTTAA